One Solanum pennellii chromosome 9, SPENNV200 DNA segment encodes these proteins:
- the LOC107029658 gene encoding uncharacterized protein LOC107029658, translating to MEGVSTRVYRGLKGYWRRRGYQKLNRNNRVDLSTEGSTRKRKFWKIKLTPKLKLKINFKRFSLKKLLIGLRDAYVNAMLRVANTRGFGGEYGGGIDGFGVRRVKEYDEKMLVEIYKSMIIAQGKLGTRAAAKIGPEINVNGN from the coding sequence ATGGAGGGAGTATCAACCAGGGTTTACAGAGGATTAAAGGGTTACTGGAGAAGAAGAGGTTATCAGAAGTTGAATCGGAACAACCGGGTCGACTTATCAACAGAAGGTTCGACCCGAAAACGAAAGTTCTGGAAGATAAAGTTAACCCCCAAATTGAAGctgaaaatcaattttaaacgATTTTCGCTGAAGAAGCTTCTTATTGGACTGCGTGATGCTTATGTGAACGCGATGCTGAGGGTTGCGAATACTCGAGGATTCGGCGGCGAGTACGGCGGCGGAATCGACGGATTTGGGGTGCGGCGAGTTAAGGAGTACGATGAGAAAATGCTGGTGGAGATCTATAAGTCTATGATTATTGCTCAGGGAAAATTAGGTACTCGTGCTGCTGCTAAAATTGGACCTGAGATTAATGTAAACGGTAATTAA